Proteins from a single region of Deltaproteobacteria bacterium:
- a CDS encoding NADH-quinone oxidoreductase subunit J: MELKEIIFILLVVVTIVSAWLVVSLKHIIHAAFALLITFFGVAGLFVYISADFLAATQILIYVGGVMILVLFAIMLSEKVYNVSIFNRSKILPALLVFGGVQFVLVRVMLESAWRIRPGTASVMRPTTKILGRLLLNDYLLPFELVSVLLLAALIGSVVLIRKEVRRGQRGGEG; the protein is encoded by the coding sequence ATGGAACTCAAAGAGATCATCTTCATCCTGCTGGTTGTTGTAACGATCGTGTCTGCTTGGCTTGTGGTCTCGCTGAAGCACATCATCCACGCGGCCTTTGCTCTGCTGATCACTTTCTTCGGTGTCGCCGGGCTCTTTGTCTATATCAGCGCCGATTTCCTGGCCGCGACACAGATTCTGATCTATGTGGGCGGGGTCATGATTCTCGTATTGTTTGCCATCATGCTCTCCGAGAAGGTTTATAACGTCAGCATATTCAACCGGTCGAAGATCCTGCCGGCTCTGCTCGTCTTCGGCGGGGTACAGTTTGTTCTTGTGCGGGTGATGTTGGAGTCGGCCTGGAGGATAAGGCCGGGAACGGCTTCGGTGATGCGCCCCACGACGAAGATCCTGGGGCGGCTTCTATTGAATGATTACCTGCTTCCGTTTGAGCTGGTCTCCGTTCTGCTCCTTGCCGCGCTGATCGGTTCGGTGGTGCTGATCCGAAAAGAGGTCCGGCGGGGACAACGCGGGGGGGAGGGGTGA
- the nuoK gene encoding NADH-quinone oxidoreductase subunit NuoK, translating to MMISLESYLFVGMMLFVFGMFGIITRKNAISVLLGFELVMNAAGLNFAAFSHFTDKTIHGQVFTLFIIALAAAESVVILALIIAVYQKMDTIQIDEIDSLKG from the coding sequence GTGATGATCTCCCTGGAAAGCTATCTTTTTGTCGGAATGATGCTCTTTGTTTTCGGCATGTTCGGGATCATCACCCGGAAGAATGCCATCAGCGTTCTTCTCGGATTTGAACTGGTGATGAATGCCGCGGGGCTCAATTTTGCGGCCTTCTCCCATTTTACGGACAAGACCATCCATGGGCAGGTCTTTACCCTCTTTATTATCGCCCTGGCTGCGGCGGAGTCGGTGGTCATCCTGGCCCTGATCATTGCGGTCTACCAGAAGATGGATACGATTCAGATCGATGAGATTGATTCCTTAAAAGGGTAA